One Kribbella sp. NBC_00662 genomic region harbors:
- a CDS encoding SAM hydroxide adenosyltransferase: MYPITYITDCHDGNARARLSTRIGALFGQSPTIVAADGPDPESFAALTLLDCLLATDSLGEDGHPTITLLNIAPRDGVWPNGVPFCFFWYGKHLVASTFNARALSLVRRELGIDRVHVTDIREAVTAAGFAPDEIEKIADTQFRSLWYLPLLAKWVADDRAVPATETAVPDTLDEDPVVAVVDNFGNCKLDRSLGLTPGDVVTVAQGKDVTCYPHLTAVPRNTPGIIQGSSGTGFTELVIRGGSAADHFGLRPGDPLSVQVAEKVA, translated from the coding sequence ATGTACCCGATCACCTACATCACCGACTGTCATGACGGCAACGCCCGCGCCAGACTCAGCACCCGGATCGGCGCCCTGTTCGGCCAGTCGCCGACCATCGTCGCCGCCGACGGACCCGATCCGGAGTCGTTCGCCGCACTGACTCTGCTCGACTGCCTGCTCGCCACCGACTCCCTCGGCGAGGACGGCCACCCGACCATCACCCTGCTCAACATCGCACCCCGCGACGGCGTCTGGCCGAACGGCGTACCCTTCTGCTTCTTCTGGTACGGCAAGCACCTGGTCGCGAGCACCTTCAACGCCCGCGCCCTCTCCTTGGTACGCCGTGAGCTCGGCATCGACCGCGTCCACGTCACGGACATCCGCGAGGCCGTGACCGCCGCCGGCTTCGCACCCGACGAGATCGAGAAGATCGCCGACACCCAGTTCCGCAGCCTCTGGTACCTGCCACTGCTGGCGAAATGGGTCGCGGACGACCGCGCCGTACCCGCCACCGAAACCGCCGTCCCCGACACCCTCGACGAGGATCCCGTCGTCGCCGTCGTCGACAACTTCGGCAACTGCAAACTCGACCGCAGCCTGGGCCTCACCCCCGGCGACGTCGTGACGGTTGCCCAGGGCAAAGACGTGACCTGCTACCCACACCTGACCGCAGTACCGCGGAACACCCCCGGCATCATCCAGGGCAGCTCGGGCACCGGCTTCACGGAGCTGGTGATCCGAGGGGGCTCCGCTGCCGATCACTTCGGACTGCGACCCGGCGATCCGCTGTCCGTGCAGGTGGCCGAGAAGGTCGCCTGA
- a CDS encoding Gfo/Idh/MocA family protein, giving the protein MSDLRFGVVGLGARSRIAQYAHRPGEGSEVVAVADPSAPQRDAALELYPQASAYGDHNELAEQKLDGVFLTTPDDLHEGPAIDFLRAGVSVFVEKPLAITTEGCDRVLQAAYDSGARLYVGHNMRHMSVVLTMRKLIQDGAIGDVKAIWCRHFVGHGGDFYFKDWHADRRRTTGLLLQKGAHDIDVMHWLAGGYTTRVNAMGALTLYGGITDRQDRSDQRFKEFVSEKNWPPLEQKGLAPVMDVEDISQVNLLLDNGVMMNYEQCHYTPDYWRNYTVIGTHGRLENFGDTAGGVVKVWNSRRSGYREDADQVVEIAGETEHHGGADPHLVAEFVNFVRDGGQTLTSPVAARAAVAAGYAATQSLRANGVPQDIPPLDPTLVSYFDNGQVR; this is encoded by the coding sequence ATGAGTGATCTTCGGTTTGGCGTGGTGGGACTCGGGGCCCGGAGTCGGATCGCGCAGTACGCGCACCGGCCCGGTGAGGGGTCGGAGGTCGTGGCCGTCGCCGACCCGTCCGCACCCCAGCGGGACGCGGCGCTCGAGTTGTATCCGCAGGCATCGGCGTACGGCGACCACAACGAGCTGGCGGAGCAGAAGCTCGACGGCGTCTTCCTGACGACGCCGGACGACCTGCACGAGGGGCCGGCGATCGACTTCCTCCGGGCCGGGGTCAGCGTGTTCGTGGAGAAGCCGCTGGCGATCACCACCGAGGGGTGCGATCGCGTGCTGCAGGCGGCGTACGACTCCGGCGCGCGGCTGTACGTCGGCCACAACATGCGCCACATGTCCGTCGTACTGACGATGCGCAAGCTGATCCAGGACGGCGCGATCGGCGACGTGAAGGCGATCTGGTGCCGGCACTTCGTCGGCCACGGCGGTGACTTCTACTTCAAGGACTGGCACGCGGACCGTCGCCGGACCACCGGACTGCTGCTGCAGAAGGGTGCCCACGACATCGACGTGATGCACTGGCTGGCCGGCGGCTACACGACCCGGGTCAACGCGATGGGCGCGCTCACGCTGTACGGCGGGATCACGGACCGGCAGGATCGCTCGGACCAGCGGTTCAAGGAGTTCGTCAGCGAGAAGAACTGGCCGCCGCTGGAGCAGAAGGGCCTGGCGCCGGTGATGGACGTCGAGGACATCTCGCAGGTGAACCTGCTGCTCGACAACGGCGTGATGATGAACTACGAGCAGTGCCACTACACGCCGGACTACTGGCGCAACTACACCGTCATCGGCACCCACGGCCGGCTGGAGAACTTCGGTGACACGGCGGGCGGTGTGGTGAAGGTGTGGAACAGCCGCCGCTCCGGGTACCGCGAGGACGCCGACCAGGTCGTCGAGATCGCCGGCGAGACCGAGCACCACGGTGGCGCCGACCCGCACCTGGTGGCCGAGTTCGTGAACTTCGTCCGCGACGGCGGCCAGACGCTCACCTCCCCGGTGGCCGCCCGCGCCGCGGTCGCCGCCGGGTACGCCGCGACCCAGTCGCTGCGCGCGAACGGCGTACCGCAGGACATCCCGCCGCTCGACCCGACCCTGGTCAGCTATTTCGACAACGGCCAGGTTCGCTAG